In Haliotis asinina isolate JCU_RB_2024 chromosome 16, JCU_Hal_asi_v2, whole genome shotgun sequence, the following are encoded in one genomic region:
- the LOC137267645 gene encoding uncharacterized protein: MAGNSKSIDSMLKPELRSFLKARDMTVSNYTLTQLRELANKAAELGLPVLTTPDDASSFLLERSTVVVDNEKVTFPVVVSPELKSWTDNLTLLPMFCQADILVYLLGPASWSKERLKGFRKEKGYRLHTDGHIHAVELHSLSHNHTYVRAHCTRETSQSEKPYLTWCLLERGNACIVSAGCECTG; the protein is encoded by the coding sequence ATGGCGGGTAATTCAAAATCTATCGATTCGATGCTGAAACCAGAATTACGATCCTTCCTAAAGGCAAGGGATATGACTGTTTCAAATTACACCTTGACACAGCTGCGTGAGTTGGCGAATAAGGCAGCTGAACTTGGTTTACCAGTGCTGACGACTCCCGATGATGCGTCTTCATTCCTTTTGGAGAGAAGTACGGTTGTTGTTGACAACGAAAAAGTAACATTTCCCGTAGTTGTGTCGCCCGAACTGAAATCGTGGACCGACAACCTGACTTTGCTGCCGATGTTCTGTCAAGCTGACATCCTAGTTTACTTGCTAGGGCCGGCAAGTTGGAGCAAAGAGAGGCTGAAGGGGTTCAGGAAGGAGAAGGGCTACCGACTACATACCGATGGCCATATCCATGCTGTTGAGCTTCATAGTTTGTCACATAATCATACATATGTTCGAGCCCACTGCACCCGTGAGACATCACAGTCTGAGAAACCCTACTTAACCTGGTGTCTGCTGGAGAGGGGAAATGCTTGTATTGTGTCAGCAGGATGTGAATGTACAGGGtaa